A window of Halopseudomonas sabulinigri genomic DNA:
ATATTCGCTACGTGCGTCGCCTGTGGTTGCAGATCACCCAGCAGATGGGCTCGGCGCCAGCCCCTTCGGTGATCTATGAAGACCTGCCGTTGGCGCTGCGCACCCTGCGTGATCTGGCTAACCCGCGGTTGGAAAAGGTGCGCATCGACTCGCGCGAAACCTATCAGAAGGTCGAGCAGTTTGTGCAGGAGCTGATGCCCGGCGTTGAGGAGCTGCTGGAGCATTATCCGGGCGAGCGGCCGATTTTTGACCTCTACAGCGTGGAAGACGAGATCCAGAAAGCCATGGATCGCCGCGTCATGCTCAAATCCGGCGGCCACCTGGTGATCGATCAGACCGAGGCAATGACCACCATTGATGTGAATACCGGCGCCTTTGTCGGGCATCGCAACCTGGAAGAGACGATCTTCAAGACCAACCTTGAAGCCGCGACCGCGATTGCCCGGCAACTGCGGCTGCGCAACCTGGGTGGCATCATCATCATCGACTTCATCGACATGGAAGATGAAGAACACCAACGGCAGGTACAGCGTACCCTGGAGAAGCAGCTGGAGCGCGATCATGCCAAGACCAATATCATCGGTATCACCGAGTTGGGGCTGATCCAGATGACCCGCAAGCGCACGCGGGAGAGCCTCGAACAGGTGCTCTGCGAGCCCTGCCCGTGTTGCAATGGGCGCGGTATCCAGAAAACGCCGGAAACCATCTGCTACGAGATATTCCGCGAGATCCTGCGCGAAGCGCGCGCTTATCAGGCGGGCGCCTACATGGTGCTCGGCTCGCAGGCGGTGATCGACCGCCTGCTGGACGAGGAGTCAGGTAACGTCGCTGATCTGGAGCTGTTCATCGAGCGCCCGATCAAGTTCCAGGTGGAAACCATGTACACCCAGGAACAGTACGACGTGGTGCTGATGTGATGAGCTGGTAACTCGGGTGCAATGGCAACGCGGGCTGAAACAGGGGCTTAACGGCCTGATCCTGCTGCTGGTCGCCTGGCTGTTGCTGGCGGCCGCCTATGTGAGTCTGGGGCGCCAGTTCGTACCGGCGCTGGCCAATTACCAGACGGAGCTGGTCGCCAAGGCGCAA
This region includes:
- the rng gene encoding ribonuclease G, whose protein sequence is MSEEILINITPMETRVALVENGVLQEVHIERTLRRGIVGNIYKGKVVRVLPGMQAAFVDIGLERAAFIHASEISEREGAAVEPISALVHEGKALVVQVTKDPIGTKGARLTTHLSIPSRYLVYMPRTPHVGISLKIEDEAERERLKQIVADCVERESIEESGGFILRTAAESARAEDILVDIRYVRRLWLQITQQMGSAPAPSVIYEDLPLALRTLRDLANPRLEKVRIDSRETYQKVEQFVQELMPGVEELLEHYPGERPIFDLYSVEDEIQKAMDRRVMLKSGGHLVIDQTEAMTTIDVNTGAFVGHRNLEETIFKTNLEAATAIARQLRLRNLGGIIIIDFIDMEDEEHQRQVQRTLEKQLERDHAKTNIIGITELGLIQMTRKRTRESLEQVLCEPCPCCNGRGIQKTPETICYEIFREILREARAYQAGAYMVLGSQAVIDRLLDEESGNVADLELFIERPIKFQVETMYTQEQYDVVLM